The Micromonospora sp. Llam0 genome contains a region encoding:
- a CDS encoding DUF3151 domain-containing protein: MQNLLPEPPATMLPGDEQAEAALAEAAQVDTEEAYAAAAGRHPTYSRAWAVLAQRAFTKGEVVAAYAYARTGYHRGLDQLRRSGWKGHGPVPWSHRPNQGFLACLHLLSRAAGEIGESDEAARCAQFLRDCDPAAGDALASS, translated from the coding sequence ATGCAGAACCTGTTGCCCGAACCGCCGGCCACCATGCTGCCCGGTGACGAGCAGGCCGAGGCGGCTCTCGCCGAGGCTGCCCAGGTGGACACCGAGGAGGCGTACGCCGCTGCCGCCGGCCGCCACCCCACCTACAGTCGGGCCTGGGCGGTGCTCGCCCAGCGTGCGTTCACCAAGGGCGAGGTCGTCGCCGCGTACGCCTACGCCCGCACCGGCTACCACCGGGGCCTGGACCAGCTGCGCCGCAGCGGCTGGAAGGGGCACGGCCCGGTGCCCTGGTCACACCGGCCGAACCAGGGTTTCCTGGCCTGCCTGCACCTGTTGTCCCGGGCAGCCGGGGAGATCGGTGAGAGCGACGAGGCCGCCCGCTGCGCGCAGTTCCTGCGGGACTGCGACCCGGCCGCCGGGGACGCTCTCGCCAGCAGCTGA
- a CDS encoding chromosome partitioning protein → MHDNTDPGRSTGADGGQVEEPFWPPDEVVATPRSDQTIAVPVIPTVTSGAEVRPGNGQPPGNRKPAGNGQLSRDGQANANANGSGGGLPADRDPELPHSPASPWAQPPSRLTSRSTGAAGADGTASDSGTGGDAGPSGAVPPAPRRSPEQPVPLVEQPVPLVDAAAPTSEAAGRPHPTPPRPGPTHPRQPHPGPSRPAPPPGQTPTPPPLPPTGPGRPSEPREEAPGQPADPWAPPAAGPVSAAVSASAPGWDDWTPTDGGAWSPTAPPHTQTPAYQQVSPGVTELPRQPYQEAPGVHRMPSPPGPDTAMPGAPGPDTAGPDAPVPPPRSAMFDSGYPVPPGVLGSVQQGPTQQGPAYQDPAYGDPRHQDPGQQPAASAHQQTGTPAGGSQLPAGWTPDSFVPTAEEFALRRAAKPANPVATMGVRAALNRTTLGLVKLPPGQHEQEIRRDVEMVRRNFGGLRQVTVVNPKGGAGKTVAILMLAMTFGQKRGGYVLAWDNNETQGTLGMRAQQDFHSRTVRDMLRDLRLFQGSHGRVGDLSQYVRAQGEGMFDVLASDESATAGEMLTAAAFAEIREVVSRFYKLIFVDTGNNVRAQNWQAAIDATDQLVVTMSARNDSAEPAARMLDHLEQTGRQRLVRQAVTVISMPPSRREIDLAPIQRHFAARTRTVLLAPYERIIDSGEPIRYGQLSATFRQAWLKIASAVSEGL, encoded by the coding sequence GTGCACGACAACACCGATCCGGGGCGGTCGACCGGCGCCGACGGAGGCCAGGTGGAGGAACCGTTCTGGCCGCCGGACGAGGTCGTGGCCACTCCCCGCAGCGATCAGACCATCGCCGTACCGGTCATCCCGACGGTGACGTCCGGAGCCGAGGTCCGGCCCGGCAACGGCCAGCCACCCGGCAACCGCAAGCCGGCGGGCAACGGCCAACTGAGCCGTGATGGGCAGGCCAACGCGAACGCCAACGGCAGCGGTGGCGGTCTGCCCGCCGACCGCGATCCGGAGCTGCCGCACTCGCCCGCGTCGCCGTGGGCGCAGCCACCCAGCAGGTTGACCAGCCGCTCGACCGGTGCTGCTGGCGCCGACGGCACCGCCAGCGACAGTGGCACCGGCGGCGATGCTGGTCCGTCCGGCGCTGTGCCGCCGGCTCCCCGGCGGTCGCCGGAGCAGCCCGTACCGCTGGTGGAGCAGCCCGTACCGCTGGTGGACGCGGCCGCGCCCACGTCGGAGGCTGCCGGCCGGCCGCACCCGACGCCACCCCGGCCCGGCCCGACCCACCCCCGCCAGCCGCATCCCGGTCCCAGCCGACCCGCCCCACCACCCGGTCAGACGCCGACGCCGCCCCCGCTGCCGCCGACCGGCCCGGGCCGACCGAGTGAGCCTCGGGAAGAGGCGCCGGGCCAGCCCGCCGACCCGTGGGCCCCGCCGGCCGCCGGCCCGGTGTCGGCAGCCGTGTCGGCGTCGGCACCCGGTTGGGACGACTGGACTCCGACGGACGGCGGGGCCTGGTCACCGACAGCGCCACCACATACTCAGACTCCGGCGTACCAGCAGGTGAGTCCGGGCGTAACCGAGTTGCCCCGACAGCCGTACCAGGAAGCGCCCGGGGTGCACCGGATGCCATCGCCCCCCGGGCCGGACACGGCGATGCCGGGCGCACCGGGGCCGGACACTGCGGGGCCGGACGCTCCGGTGCCGCCGCCGCGGTCGGCGATGTTCGACTCGGGCTACCCGGTGCCGCCCGGGGTGCTCGGGTCGGTGCAGCAAGGTCCCACCCAACAGGGTCCCGCGTACCAGGATCCCGCGTACGGGGATCCCCGGCACCAGGATCCCGGGCAGCAGCCGGCCGCGTCGGCGCACCAGCAGACCGGTACGCCGGCCGGCGGCAGCCAGCTGCCGGCGGGCTGGACACCCGACTCGTTCGTGCCGACCGCCGAGGAGTTCGCCCTGCGCCGGGCGGCGAAACCGGCCAACCCGGTCGCCACGATGGGGGTCCGGGCCGCGCTCAACCGGACCACGCTGGGCCTGGTCAAGCTGCCGCCGGGGCAGCACGAGCAGGAGATCCGGCGGGACGTCGAGATGGTGCGCCGCAACTTCGGTGGGCTGCGCCAGGTCACCGTGGTCAACCCGAAGGGTGGGGCCGGCAAGACCGTCGCCATCCTGATGCTGGCCATGACGTTCGGGCAGAAGCGCGGCGGCTACGTGCTGGCCTGGGACAACAACGAGACCCAGGGCACCCTCGGCATGCGCGCCCAGCAGGACTTCCACTCCCGTACGGTCCGGGACATGCTGCGCGACCTGCGCCTGTTCCAGGGGTCACACGGCCGGGTCGGCGACCTGTCGCAGTACGTGCGGGCGCAGGGCGAGGGCATGTTCGACGTGCTCGCCTCGGACGAGTCGGCCACCGCCGGCGAGATGCTGACCGCCGCCGCGTTCGCCGAGATCCGTGAGGTGGTCAGCCGGTTCTACAAGTTGATCTTCGTGGACACCGGGAACAACGTACGGGCGCAGAACTGGCAGGCGGCGATCGACGCCACCGACCAGCTCGTAGTGACCATGTCGGCCCGCAACGACTCCGCCGAGCCGGCCGCCCGGATGCTGGACCACCTGGAGCAGACCGGCCGGCAGCGGCTGGTCCGCCAGGCGGTCACCGTCATCTCCATGCCGCCGTCCCGCCGGGAGATCGACCTGGCACCGATCCAACGGCACTTCGCCGCCCGCACCCGTACGGTGCTGCTGGCACCGTACGAGCGGATCATCGACAGCGGGGAACCGATCCGGTACGGGCAGTTGTCCGCGACGTTCCGGCAGGCGTGGCTGAAGATCGCCTCGGCGGTGTCCGAAGGGCTCTGA
- a CDS encoding adenylosuccinate synthase: MPAIVLLGAQWGDEGKGKVTDLLGERVHYVVRFSGGNNAGHTVITPDGQKYALHLMPSGALSPNAMIIIGNGVVVDPKVLLTEIDGLAERGVDVSRLRISGDAHLIMPHHRALDRVVERYLGSSRIGTTGRGIGPAYGDKVARMGIRVQDLLDPGILRKKLELALREKNQILFKVYNRKALDLDTVVEEYLAYAQRLRPHIAETRAILWDALDRGDTVLLEGAQATMLDMDHGTYPFVTSSNPTSGGACVGTGIPPTAITKVIGVTKAYTTRVGSGPFPTELFDAAGDHLRKIGAEYGTTTGRERRCGWFDAVVGRYAVRLNGITDLVVTKLDVLTGLAKVPICVGYEIDGERFDDMPMTQTGFHHATPIYEEHDGWSEDITAARTEAELPVNARRYIARIEELCRARVSVVGVGPGREENVVRHDLL, from the coding sequence ATGCCAGCGATCGTGCTGCTCGGCGCGCAATGGGGTGACGAGGGCAAGGGCAAGGTTACCGACCTGCTTGGCGAGCGGGTCCACTACGTGGTGCGGTTCTCCGGCGGCAACAACGCCGGGCACACCGTGATCACGCCGGACGGGCAGAAGTACGCCTTGCACCTGATGCCGTCCGGTGCCCTCTCCCCGAACGCGATGATCATCATCGGCAACGGGGTGGTGGTCGACCCGAAGGTCCTGCTGACCGAGATCGACGGCCTCGCCGAACGCGGCGTGGACGTCTCCCGGCTGCGGATCTCCGGCGACGCGCACCTGATCATGCCGCACCACCGGGCGCTGGACCGGGTGGTCGAGCGCTACCTCGGGTCGTCGCGGATCGGCACCACCGGGCGCGGCATCGGGCCGGCGTACGGCGACAAGGTGGCCCGGATGGGCATCCGGGTGCAGGACCTGCTCGACCCCGGCATCCTGCGCAAGAAGCTGGAGCTGGCGCTGCGGGAGAAGAACCAGATCCTGTTCAAGGTCTACAACCGCAAGGCGCTCGACCTGGACACGGTGGTCGAGGAGTACCTCGCGTACGCGCAGCGGCTGCGCCCGCACATCGCCGAGACCCGGGCGATCCTCTGGGACGCCCTCGACCGGGGCGACACGGTGCTGCTGGAGGGCGCGCAGGCCACCATGCTCGACATGGACCACGGCACGTACCCGTTCGTGACCTCGTCCAACCCGACGTCGGGCGGGGCCTGCGTGGGCACCGGCATCCCGCCGACCGCGATCACCAAGGTGATCGGGGTGACCAAGGCTTACACCACCCGGGTCGGCTCCGGGCCGTTCCCGACCGAGCTGTTCGACGCCGCCGGTGACCATCTGCGCAAGATCGGTGCCGAGTACGGCACCACCACCGGTCGGGAGCGCCGCTGCGGCTGGTTCGACGCGGTCGTCGGCCGGTACGCCGTACGGCTCAACGGCATCACCGATTTGGTCGTCACCAAGCTCGACGTGCTGACCGGGCTGGCCAAGGTGCCGATCTGTGTCGGCTACGAGATCGACGGCGAGCGGTTCGACGACATGCCGATGACCCAGACCGGCTTCCACCACGCCACGCCGATCTACGAGGAGCACGACGGCTGGTCGGAGGACATCACCGCAGCCCGCACCGAGGCGGAGCTGCCGGTCAACGCCCGGCGTTACATCGCCCGGATCGAGGAGCTGTGCCGGGCCCGGGTCAGTGTGGTCGGCGTCGGTCCCGGCCGTGAGGAGAACGTGGTACGCCACGATCTGCTCTGA